A genomic window from Corynebacterium fournieri includes:
- the rsfS gene encoding ribosome silencing factor, giving the protein MTAPQISIDRAKVAAKAADEKLGKNIAVIDVAGVMAITDVFVIVSADNERQVGAIVQEVEDDLTELGVEPKRREGNRENRWVLLDYGNFVVHIQRDAEREFYGLDRLYADCPAIEVEGLDPYERPATFGNEAEMREAQQLEDLPLAGEGPAVADDEY; this is encoded by the coding sequence TTGACCGCTCCGCAGATCTCCATCGACCGGGCCAAGGTAGCCGCCAAGGCGGCCGACGAGAAGCTTGGCAAGAACATCGCCGTCATCGACGTCGCAGGCGTCATGGCCATCACCGACGTGTTCGTCATCGTCTCGGCGGACAATGAACGCCAGGTCGGCGCCATCGTCCAGGAGGTCGAGGACGACCTGACCGAGCTCGGCGTGGAGCCGAAGCGCCGCGAAGGCAACCGCGAGAACCGCTGGGTGCTGCTGGACTACGGCAACTTCGTCGTGCACATCCAGCGCGACGCGGAGCGCGAGTTCTACGGCCTGGACCGCCTGTACGCGGACTGCCCGGCCATCGAGGTCGAGGGCCTCGATCCCTACGAGCGCCCCGCCACCTTCGGCAACGAGGCGGAGATGCGCGAGGCCCAGCAGCTCGAGGACCTGCCCCTGGCGGGCGAGGGCCCGGCTGTCGCCGACGACGAGTACTAG
- the nadD gene encoding nicotinate-nucleotide adenylyltransferase yields the protein MSDHYAASLDRARRIGVMGGTFDPIHHGHLVAASEVADRFNLDEVIFVPTGQPWQKAGKTISPAEDRYLMTVIATASNPRFSVSRVDIDRDGPTYTIDTLRDLREQFPDEDLYFITGADALASIMSWHDWEEMFQLAEFVGVTRPGYELREDMLPADIQRRVHLVEIPAMAISSTDCRARAAEGRPVWYLVPDGVVQYIAKNRLYA from the coding sequence ATGAGCGACCACTACGCCGCCTCCCTGGACAGGGCACGGCGCATCGGAGTCATGGGTGGCACCTTCGACCCGATCCACCACGGCCACCTGGTCGCCGCGAGCGAGGTGGCAGACCGGTTCAACCTGGACGAGGTCATCTTCGTGCCCACCGGACAGCCGTGGCAGAAGGCGGGCAAAACCATCAGCCCGGCGGAAGACCGCTACCTGATGACCGTGATCGCCACCGCCTCAAACCCGCGGTTTTCCGTCTCGCGCGTGGACATCGACCGTGACGGTCCGACCTACACCATCGACACGCTGCGGGACCTGCGCGAGCAGTTCCCCGACGAGGACCTGTACTTCATCACCGGCGCTGACGCACTGGCCTCCATCATGTCCTGGCACGACTGGGAGGAGATGTTCCAGCTCGCGGAGTTCGTCGGCGTGACCCGCCCGGGCTACGAGCTGCGCGAGGACATGCTGCCCGCGGACATTCAGCGGCGCGTGCACCTGGTGGAGATCCCCGCGATGGCCATCTCGTCCACCGACTGCCGCGCCCGCGCCGCCGAGGGGCGCCCCGTGTGGTACCTGGTGCCGGACGGGGTGGTGCAGTACATCGCCAAGAACCGCCTCTACGCCTAA